Proteins encoded in a region of the Flammeovirga yaeyamensis genome:
- a CDS encoding beta-ketoacyl synthase N-terminal-like domain-containing protein — translation MSKKDKIAVIGMGGLFPGSSDLDTFWNNLLDNKDLVTRSDEQTFGQDPERLYHTEKGKLDKCYAVRGGYVRDFQFDPQGYNISKDLLTKQDDQFKWSLHVAQQALQDSGYWQNTKDKNCGVIVGNLSFPTRRSRQIFAPIYADMAGQVFTELTGEQVKVPFANTDYDANIHETLLTNSPSALIAQAVGLTSTNYSLDAACASSLYAIKLAIDELQLGKADMMLAGAVSGADPLFIHMGFSYFHAYARMNEKSAPLDNTSGGLTSSEGAGMVVLKRLSDAQKDGDKILAVIDGVGLSNDGKGKFLLSPNPKGQKLSFERAYKGTNLTPGEIDYLECHATGTPLGDTTEINSISDFFAQEEVRPPFLGSVKSNMGHLLTAAGMTGMLKVILAMQKKFIPATIKIDGAVHSNDQKVGRDQMMLENKEWPQKGELPHAGINAFGFGGTNAHMILSAYDEKVEAEKEQITSPKQPLSIVGMDLHFGGCASLEDFYLSLYQGQQFFKDLPANRWKGMEELETLKKGLGLEDIKRLKGAWLEEFDLDILRFKIQPKEAERLTLQQTLMLTVADRALHDAGLKELEGKGANIAVLTAMESELEIHHRMGRWDLIWQVEKALEMAGLEMDVQKKESLSDVLKNSVFQAFEDHSPSEHTGFIGNIISSRVSALWDFTGPSFTISSNENAVYKALDVARNMLALGEVDAVVVGAIDLAGSMEGVLSRHVLNPVNTGDISFGWNTETNGWNIGEGAGAIVIKRAEDAKNDRVYAQIDDVAIVQSDLSSLNGEINPQAVAQGAEELLQSNGLNASDIGLLEVSASGIPSEDKAEIEGLTSVYQSEDEKLTCALGSAKATVGHTFSASGIASIIRSALALYHRFIPATPQWSGPKFEEKFKNTPFYVPQVSSPWVVEEGKDTLRAAISGLATDGSSAHVLMSEGSHPQLDERSPYLAKGGERLFPLSIERPAGINEQLLGILTDVETLGFNETSDKLCEAFNPAAPIKPIFVAKNEKELMRDVAFFQAHMKDAYKGKKALQMPTGSYYNPNPIGKDGKVAMVYPGSGAAYQGFGASLLQMFPSLYDHIKDSVNYPNRAFFTEYLYPRTLKKPTAEEIKLQEENLGTNALPVMAIGVAFATAYTVLLQDILKVKADSLAGYSMGETSSLWYGQGLWDGHQVDEKFLESNIFSEVVGGAMTVLGEEWGMDAATAKSKWRSRLITLNAQTLGYATLEDWFRNEVEGKYERVYLTFINTDSEIILSGDNDILEEIMQKYALSSVTLTINNCVHHPFIRRVTEEFITMHNLPLQKEVTKTVYSGVTQKPLVINEEVIANNAKEVCCQEVNLPKLIRSMHADGHQLFIEVGANATLSRWIGEILKGEEHATIATDRKGSDSLKSFMGMIAQLLGQGVELDLQAIIAKTSMKGIQKKKIFKTLHTGGNRFKEFAFTAENKAAFINSTNRVNTAEPVLAGEEFDMFALSEKEEQTTKDMDKNSTLDVIENKVKQKIAENGLALYDFDAPDYKASKKDAIWNEQDLLTFATGKIADVFGPEYSIIDTYPCRVMLPMPPYLLVSRVTKLNAKTNEYKPSSLTTEYDIPYNSWFATDGQIPWAVAVESGQCDLLLISYLGIDFQNKGEYKYRLLDCTLTFLDDLPFEGQTLRYDISIDSYVRNGNNLLFFFRYDCYVEDRMVLKMRGGCAGFFNEADLAEGQGVVYKPEELEERNNRKKQFFEPLLHCDKTTFNQEELLALTQGDLEGVFGSDYNTLGRNKSLRLPPKDILMLDRITKLDIKGGHAGLGWIEAEKDLKADDWYFPCHFRDDEVLAGSLQAEGGGQLLRFLMLYMGMQRLTKDARFQPVLDIPQKVRCRKEVNAKDGKLIYRMDVKEVGLVPEPYVVADLEIIYDGLSSVYFENLGLRLQEKDNPQYKKDLANTNHGVYVKPVNKPVLLDEGDITQFALGPVYKCFGDEYKVFEGRSLSRQPNTDLQVISRVLSISNERHDFSNNPTIISEYDVPVDAWYFKQNASPVMPYSVLMEVALQPCGFLGAYLGSTLSVPDKDLFFRNLDGDGEMLVDVDLRGKTITNKVVMTSHTNLAGTVLQRYTFELSVDGTVFYVGQSSFGFFTVADLSSQAGLDSGEKVAAWKDVTAYDKKNAITFNLDSLFGKMKLYKSTNPASPRLHLAEDQLNLLDSATIIKEGGKYGKGYIHATRAIHNYDWFFTCHFYQDPVMPGSLGVEAIHQAVQVWALQNNLGEGMTNVGFNHHAPNKTVWKYRGQILQGDPTMNLDCHIKEVIKENGKVVILVDANLWKGDLRIYEITDLSLVIS, via the coding sequence ATCAAGTTTATATGCCATCAAATTAGCCATTGATGAATTGCAATTGGGTAAAGCCGATATGATGTTGGCAGGTGCTGTAAGTGGTGCCGATCCATTGTTTATTCACATGGGCTTCTCTTATTTCCATGCATATGCTCGTATGAATGAAAAGTCAGCTCCTTTAGATAATACTTCAGGAGGATTGACATCATCAGAAGGAGCGGGTATGGTGGTCTTGAAAAGACTAAGTGATGCGCAAAAAGATGGTGATAAAATCCTAGCAGTTATTGATGGTGTAGGTCTATCGAATGATGGTAAAGGGAAATTCCTTTTAAGTCCTAATCCAAAAGGACAAAAGCTATCTTTCGAAAGAGCTTACAAAGGCACCAACTTAACTCCAGGAGAAATTGATTATCTAGAGTGTCACGCAACAGGTACGCCACTAGGTGATACCACAGAGATCAATTCAATCAGCGATTTCTTTGCACAAGAAGAGGTAAGACCTCCATTCTTAGGTTCAGTAAAATCGAACATGGGACACTTGCTAACAGCTGCCGGTATGACAGGTATGTTGAAAGTGATCTTGGCGATGCAAAAGAAATTTATCCCAGCTACAATCAAAATTGATGGTGCTGTACATTCCAACGATCAAAAGGTCGGTAGAGATCAAATGATGTTGGAAAATAAAGAATGGCCACAAAAAGGAGAGTTACCTCACGCAGGTATCAATGCTTTCGGTTTTGGTGGTACAAATGCCCACATGATCTTATCCGCTTACGATGAGAAAGTAGAGGCAGAAAAAGAACAGATTACATCACCCAAACAACCTCTTTCAATTGTTGGCATGGATCTTCACTTCGGTGGATGTGCCAGCTTGGAAGATTTTTATTTATCACTTTATCAGGGTCAGCAATTCTTCAAGGACCTTCCGGCCAATCGTTGGAAAGGTATGGAAGAATTGGAGACCCTGAAGAAAGGATTGGGGTTAGAAGATATAAAACGCTTGAAAGGAGCGTGGTTGGAAGAATTTGATTTGGATATTCTTCGATTCAAAATCCAACCGAAAGAAGCGGAACGTTTAACGTTGCAGCAGACTTTAATGTTAACAGTGGCAGACCGAGCATTACATGATGCAGGTTTGAAAGAACTCGAAGGAAAAGGAGCCAACATTGCCGTATTAACAGCAATGGAATCTGAATTGGAAATCCACCACCGTATGGGACGTTGGGATCTAATTTGGCAGGTAGAGAAAGCATTGGAAATGGCAGGTCTAGAAATGGATGTGCAGAAAAAAGAATCACTTTCTGATGTTTTAAAGAACTCTGTATTCCAAGCCTTCGAAGACCACTCTCCATCGGAACACACAGGCTTTATCGGTAACATTATCTCAAGTAGAGTTTCTGCTCTTTGGGATTTTACTGGACCTTCATTCACAATTTCATCCAACGAAAATGCGGTGTATAAAGCATTGGATGTAGCGAGAAATATGTTGGCTTTAGGTGAAGTAGATGCCGTAGTAGTAGGTGCCATCGACTTGGCCGGTAGCATGGAAGGTGTATTGAGCCGTCATGTTTTAAACCCAGTCAATACAGGTGATATTTCATTCGGTTGGAACACAGAAACAAACGGTTGGAATATCGGTGAAGGTGCAGGTGCTATTGTGATCAAGAGAGCTGAAGACGCGAAAAACGATCGTGTGTATGCTCAAATTGATGATGTAGCCATTGTACAATCTGATTTATCATCTCTGAATGGTGAAATTAACCCTCAAGCCGTAGCACAAGGAGCAGAAGAATTATTACAAAGTAATGGTTTGAATGCCTCTGATATCGGATTGTTGGAAGTGTCAGCATCAGGTATTCCTTCTGAAGACAAAGCAGAGATTGAAGGATTAACATCAGTATATCAATCAGAAGACGAGAAACTGACATGTGCCTTAGGTTCGGCCAAAGCCACTGTAGGTCATACGTTCTCAGCTTCAGGTATCGCTTCGATTATCCGATCAGCTTTAGCTTTATACCACAGATTTATTCCAGCTACTCCACAGTGGTCGGGGCCTAAATTTGAGGAGAAATTTAAAAACACACCTTTCTACGTTCCTCAGGTATCTTCACCATGGGTAGTAGAAGAAGGAAAAGATACATTAAGAGCAGCGATCTCAGGTTTAGCGACTGATGGTTCTTCGGCACATGTTTTAATGTCAGAAGGATCTCACCCTCAACTGGACGAGCGTAGCCCTTACTTAGCCAAAGGAGGAGAACGTTTATTCCCTCTATCTATTGAAAGACCGGCGGGTATTAACGAGCAACTGTTAGGGATTCTAACAGATGTGGAGACCTTAGGTTTCAATGAAACATCAGACAAACTTTGTGAGGCATTTAACCCTGCAGCACCTATTAAACCAATTTTCGTTGCTAAAAACGAGAAGGAATTAATGCGTGATGTTGCCTTCTTCCAAGCACATATGAAAGATGCTTATAAAGGAAAGAAAGCGTTACAAATGCCAACAGGTAGTTACTACAATCCTAACCCAATCGGGAAAGATGGAAAAGTAGCTATGGTCTACCCAGGTTCTGGTGCAGCTTATCAAGGTTTTGGTGCATCTTTATTGCAGATGTTCCCAAGCTTATATGACCACATCAAAGATTCTGTAAACTACCCGAACAGAGCGTTCTTTACAGAATATTTATACCCTAGAACACTGAAAAAGCCAACGGCTGAGGAAATCAAATTACAAGAAGAGAATTTGGGAACCAATGCACTTCCTGTCATGGCAATTGGTGTTGCCTTTGCGACGGCCTATACAGTGCTTCTTCAAGATATCTTAAAAGTAAAAGCAGATTCTTTGGCAGGGTATAGCATGGGGGAAACGTCTAGCTTATGGTACGGTCAAGGACTTTGGGATGGACATCAAGTAGATGAAAAATTCTTAGAGTCGAATATCTTCTCTGAAGTGGTTGGCGGTGCAATGACTGTTCTTGGTGAAGAATGGGGCATGGACGCTGCTACTGCAAAATCAAAATGGAGAAGCCGTTTGATTACCCTAAATGCACAGACACTTGGTTATGCAACGCTAGAAGATTGGTTTAGAAACGAGGTGGAAGGGAAGTACGAAAGAGTGTACTTAACGTTCATCAATACCGATTCTGAAATCATATTGTCTGGTGATAATGACATCCTAGAAGAGATCATGCAAAAGTATGCCCTTTCTTCGGTGACATTAACCATCAACAACTGTGTGCACCATCCATTTATCCGTAGAGTAACGGAAGAATTCATTACGATGCACAACCTTCCATTACAGAAGGAAGTGACAAAAACAGTGTATTCTGGTGTAACACAAAAACCTTTAGTGATCAATGAAGAGGTGATTGCCAACAACGCCAAAGAGGTATGTTGTCAAGAAGTGAACCTTCCGAAATTGATTAGAAGTATGCATGCGGATGGTCATCAATTATTTATTGAAGTGGGGGCAAATGCCACGCTTTCGAGATGGATTGGTGAGATCTTAAAAGGAGAAGAGCATGCAACAATTGCTACAGACCGTAAAGGATCTGATTCATTGAAAAGCTTCATGGGTATGATCGCTCAATTGTTAGGTCAAGGAGTAGAACTTGATCTTCAAGCCATCATCGCCAAAACATCAATGAAAGGCATTCAAAAGAAGAAAATCTTTAAAACTTTACATACTGGAGGAAATCGCTTTAAAGAATTTGCATTCACTGCAGAGAACAAGGCAGCCTTCATAAATTCAACGAACAGAGTCAACACCGCAGAACCTGTATTGGCAGGAGAGGAGTTCGACATGTTTGCTTTATCAGAAAAAGAAGAACAAACTACCAAAGATATGGATAAGAATTCAACCTTAGATGTGATTGAAAATAAGGTGAAACAAAAGATCGCTGAGAATGGCTTGGCGCTTTATGATTTCGATGCACCTGATTACAAAGCGAGCAAGAAAGATGCAATCTGGAATGAACAAGATCTATTGACTTTCGCTACAGGTAAAATTGCTGACGTATTTGGTCCAGAGTACTCAATTATCGACACGTATCCTTGTCGTGTAATGTTGCCAATGCCTCCATACTTATTGGTGAGCCGTGTAACAAAATTGAATGCCAAAACAAACGAGTACAAGCCATCGAGCTTAACAACGGAATACGATATTCCTTACAACTCATGGTTCGCTACAGACGGTCAAATTCCTTGGGCAGTAGCAGTAGAATCTGGTCAGTGTGACTTATTATTGATTTCATATTTGGGGATTGACTTCCAAAACAAAGGAGAGTACAAATACCGTCTACTAGACTGTACATTGACTTTCTTGGACGATCTTCCATTCGAAGGACAAACATTACGTTACGACATCAGCATCGATAGCTATGTTCGTAATGGTAACAACTTATTATTCTTCTTCCGTTACGACTGCTATGTTGAGGACAGAATGGTATTGAAGATGCGTGGCGGATGTGCCGGTTTCTTCAACGAAGCTGATTTGGCAGAAGGTCAAGGTGTAGTCTACAAACCAGAGGAATTAGAAGAAAGAAACAACCGTAAGAAGCAATTCTTCGAGCCACTTTTACACTGTGATAAAACTACTTTCAACCAAGAGGAGCTTTTAGCGTTAACTCAAGGTGATTTAGAAGGTGTATTTGGTTCGGATTACAATACATTAGGTAGAAACAAATCATTACGTCTTCCTCCAAAAGATATCTTGATGTTGGACCGTATCACTAAGTTAGATATTAAAGGTGGTCATGCTGGTCTAGGATGGATTGAAGCAGAGAAAGATTTGAAAGCCGACGATTGGTACTTCCCTTGTCACTTTAGAGATGACGAAGTATTAGCAGGTTCATTACAAGCTGAAGGCGGTGGACAGTTATTACGTTTCTTAATGTTATACATGGGTATGCAGCGTTTAACAAAAGACGCTCGTTTCCAACCTGTATTAGACATCCCTCAAAAAGTAAGATGTCGTAAAGAGGTAAACGCTAAAGATGGTAAGCTAATTTATCGTATGGACGTGAAGGAAGTAGGTTTAGTTCCTGAGCCATACGTAGTAGCTGACTTAGAAATTATCTATGACGGATTGTCGTCTGTATACTTCGAAAACTTAGGTCTTCGTTTACAAGAAAAAGACAACCCTCAATATAAAAAGGACTTAGCCAACACGAACCACGGTGTGTATGTGAAGCCAGTGAACAAGCCCGTTTTATTAGACGAAGGCGACATCACTCAATTCGCATTAGGTCCGGTATACAAATGTTTCGGCGATGAGTACAAAGTATTCGAAGGACGTTCATTATCACGTCAGCCAAACACGGATCTTCAAGTAATCTCTAGAGTTTTATCAATCAGCAATGAGAGACATGACTTTAGTAACAATCCAACAATCATTTCAGAATATGATGTTCCTGTAGACGCATGGTACTTCAAGCAAAATGCTTCTCCAGTAATGCCTTATTCAGTATTGATGGAAGTAGCCCTTCAACCATGTGGTTTCTTAGGTGCTTACTTGGGATCAACTTTATCTGTGCCAGACAAAGACTTATTCTTCCGTAACCTAGACGGTGACGGCGAGATGTTAGTAGACGTTGACCTTAGAGGTAAAACAATCACCAACAAAGTAGTGATGACGTCGCATACCAACCTTGCAGGTACAGTATTGCAACGTTACACTTTCGAACTTTCAGTGGATGGAACAGTATTCTACGTAGGTCAATCATCATTCGGATTCTTTACTGTAGCCGACCTATCGTCTCAAGCAGGTCTTGACTCAGGCGAGAAAGTAGCTGCATGGAAAGATGTAACAGCTTACGACAAGAAGAATGCAATCACATTCAACTTAGATTCATTGTTCGGTAAAATGAAGTTGTACAAGTCGACCAACCCAGCTTCTCCAAGATTACACTTGGCAGAAGATCAGTTGAACTTGTTAGACAGTGCTACAATCATAAAAGAAGGTGGTAAGTACGGTAAAGGTTATATCCACGCCACTCGTGCCATCCATAACTACGATTGGTTCTTCACTTGTCACTTCTACCAAGATCCTGTAATGCCAGGTTCATTAGGTGTTGAAGCGATCCACCAAGCAGTTCAAGTTTGGGCATTGCAAAACAACTTAGGTGAGGGCATGACCAATGTAGGTTTCAATCACCACGCTCCAAACAAAACAGTTTGGAAATACAGAGGTCAGATTCTTCAAGGAGATCCAACAATGAACTTGGATTGCCATATCAAAGAGGTGATCAAGGAGAATGGTAAAGTGGTAATTTTAGTAGATGCGAATCTTTGGAAAGGAGATTTGAGAATTTATGAAATTACGGATCTTTCATTGGTGATCAGCTAA
- a CDS encoding PfaD family polyunsaturated fatty acid/polyketide biosynthesis protein, which yields MNTTAIQNSGLKTSTKSTSKWFGASSFAKYTTEEIKQQFEKLDKQLFVIRNQEGTVGVADGMGTATSSDLQSAELLANIPAYAPEALGDPSFRAAYGLKYNYMGGAMANGISSEDLVIALGKAGMLCSFGAGGLIPSRIEQAIDKIQTALPNGPYAFNLIHSPNEVALEREACELFLKRGVKVIEASAFMDLTPFVVKFRAAGLRKNADGSIHMENKIIAKVSRLEVAEKFMRPAPKSILDKLVAEGQITAEQATLALSVPMADDITVEADSGGHTDNRPLVSLLPSVLLLRNRIQEELNYPEQVRVGAAGGISTPQSVLAAFAMGAAFVVTGSINQACLESGASDHSRKVLAQAGMTDIMMAPASDMFELGVKLQVLKKGTLFALRAQKLYDTYIAYDGIDAIPAKERTTLEKTVFQDTLENIWKMCIEFFQERDPEQITRSENNPKRKMALIFRWYLGLSSSWANRGVKGRELDYQIWCGPAMGAFNEWVKGTPLEQWENRKAVDVAHALFNGAAYLYRLQYLEMQGVQIDGKYKAASVRY from the coding sequence ATGAATACAACAGCAATACAAAACAGCGGCTTAAAGACATCCACAAAATCCACTTCCAAGTGGTTCGGTGCTTCAAGCTTTGCAAAATATACAACTGAGGAGATCAAGCAGCAGTTTGAGAAATTGGACAAGCAGCTTTTTGTTATCAGAAACCAAGAAGGAACAGTAGGTGTAGCGGATGGTATGGGTACAGCCACATCATCTGATTTACAATCTGCAGAATTATTAGCCAATATTCCTGCTTATGCTCCAGAAGCATTGGGAGATCCATCGTTCAGAGCAGCTTATGGTTTGAAATATAACTACATGGGTGGTGCCATGGCCAACGGTATTTCATCAGAAGATTTGGTGATTGCCTTAGGTAAGGCAGGGATGCTTTGTTCTTTTGGTGCAGGTGGTTTGATTCCTTCAAGAATCGAGCAAGCAATTGATAAAATTCAAACGGCTTTACCTAACGGACCATATGCGTTTAACTTAATTCACTCGCCAAACGAAGTAGCTTTAGAGCGTGAAGCTTGTGAGTTGTTCTTAAAGCGTGGAGTGAAAGTGATTGAAGCGTCTGCATTTATGGACTTAACGCCATTTGTAGTGAAGTTTAGAGCGGCAGGGTTACGCAAAAATGCGGATGGATCGATCCATATGGAAAACAAGATTATCGCTAAGGTATCTCGTTTAGAAGTAGCGGAGAAATTTATGCGTCCGGCACCAAAGTCGATCTTAGATAAATTGGTAGCAGAAGGTCAGATTACAGCAGAGCAAGCGACATTAGCCTTGTCTGTTCCTATGGCCGATGACATTACAGTAGAAGCAGATTCTGGTGGACATACAGATAACAGACCATTGGTGTCGTTATTGCCATCGGTATTATTGCTAAGAAATAGAATCCAAGAAGAATTGAACTACCCTGAGCAAGTACGTGTAGGTGCTGCCGGTGGTATTTCAACACCTCAATCGGTATTGGCAGCTTTCGCTATGGGTGCAGCATTTGTAGTGACAGGTTCTATCAACCAAGCATGTTTAGAGTCGGGTGCATCAGACCATTCTCGTAAAGTGCTAGCACAAGCGGGTATGACAGACATCATGATGGCGCCAGCATCAGACATGTTCGAATTGGGAGTGAAACTTCAGGTATTGAAGAAAGGTACGTTGTTCGCCTTAAGAGCACAAAAGTTATACGATACATACATCGCTTACGATGGTATCGATGCTATTCCAGCCAAAGAAAGAACAACTTTAGAGAAAACCGTTTTCCAAGATACGTTAGAGAACATCTGGAAAATGTGTATCGAGTTTTTCCAAGAGCGTGATCCAGAACAAATCACAAGATCAGAAAATAATCCAAAGCGTAAGATGGCATTGATCTTCCGTTGGTACTTAGGTCTTTCTTCATCATGGGCTAACCGTGGTGTGAAAGGTAGAGAGTTGGATTACCAAATCTGGTGTGGTCCTGCCATGGGTGCATTCAACGAGTGGGTAAAAGGTACTCCTCTTGAGCAATGGGAAAACCGTAAAGCAGTAGACGTTGCACATGCTTTATTTAACG